From the genome of Spirosomataceae bacterium TFI 002, one region includes:
- a CDS encoding uncharacterized peroxidase-related enzyme encodes MSQFTVPTREKVSATNQAIFDNLEKGLGFVPNIYATLALSENALGSYLALQGAKTSLKAKEKEVVNLVVSQVNGCEYCLAAHTALGKMNGFTDEQILDIRGVEVTFDAKVKALAEITQDIAANKGHISQANLDNFYAAGYTQENLVDIVVLVGDKIVTNYLHALTKVPVDFPAAPKLVKATA; translated from the coding sequence ATGTCACAATTTACAGTACCAACAAGAGAAAAAGTATCAGCAACCAATCAAGCCATCTTTGATAACCTTGAAAAAGGCCTTGGTTTTGTTCCAAACATTTATGCAACGCTTGCATTATCTGAAAATGCACTAGGTAGTTACCTAGCTTTACAAGGAGCAAAAACCTCATTAAAAGCAAAAGAAAAAGAAGTTGTGAATTTAGTGGTTTCGCAAGTGAATGGATGTGAGTATTGTCTTGCTGCCCATACTGCACTAGGGAAAATGAATGGTTTTACCGACGAGCAAATTCTTGATATCAGGGGAGTAGAGGTAACATTTGACGCCAAAGTAAAAGCCTTAGCGGAAATAACACAGGACATCGCAGCCAACAAAGGTCACATCAGCCAAGCTAATTTGGATAATTTTTATGCCGCTGGATATACGCAAGAAAACTTGGTTGACATTGTCGTGCTAGTGGGTGATAAAATCGTAACAAACTACTTACACGCTCTTACAAAAGTACCTGTCGATTTCCCAGCAGCTCCAAAATTGGTTAAA
- a CDS encoding triosephosphate isomerase produces the protein MRKYYAAGNWKMNMNFEDGQILFSEVTNMVKDELTHPNVKVVMGVPAPFLSSFSKLINTDKVSIAAQNCHPEKSGAFTGEVSVDMLKSAGVDHIIIGHSERREYFNESDEFIAAKVDAILAGGITPIFCCGETLAQREAGIHFDFVKGQFTKGLFHLDADALKKVVIAYEPIWAIGTGVTASSEQAQEMHKELRDHLASKYGQDVADEISILYGGSVKPGNAKELFGMPDVDGGLVGGASLDSRGFTDIAKSFPA, from the coding sequence ATGAGAAAATACTACGCAGCAGGTAACTGGAAAATGAATATGAACTTCGAAGACGGGCAAATCTTGTTTTCGGAAGTGACCAATATGGTTAAAGACGAACTTACACACCCTAATGTGAAGGTGGTTATGGGAGTACCTGCTCCATTTTTGAGTTCTTTTAGCAAATTAATCAATACTGACAAAGTGAGTATTGCTGCTCAAAACTGTCACCCTGAGAAGTCGGGTGCATTTACTGGCGAAGTGAGTGTAGATATGCTTAAATCGGCTGGTGTGGATCATATTATCATTGGTCATAGCGAGCGAAGAGAATATTTTAACGAAAGCGATGAATTTATTGCTGCTAAGGTTGACGCTATTTTGGCTGGTGGAATTACGCCAATATTTTGCTGTGGAGAAACACTTGCACAAAGAGAGGCTGGTATTCACTTTGACTTTGTAAAGGGACAATTTACAAAAGGACTTTTCCACCTAGATGCTGATGCACTTAAGAAAGTTGTGATTGCATATGAGCCTATATGGGCGATAGGTACTGGTGTAACAGCAAGTAGCGAGCAGGCACAAGAAATGCACAAAGAACTAAGAGATCACCTAGCTAGCAAATACGGCCAAGATGTCGCTGACGAAATTTCTATCCTTTATGGTGGTAGCGTGAAGCCAGGAAATGCTAAAGAGCTTTTCGGTATGCCAGATGTAGACGGTGGTTTAGTAGGTGGAGCATCTTTGGATTCTCGTGGATTTACTGATATTGCAAAGAGTTTTCCTGCATAA
- a CDS encoding DNA-binding regulatory protein, YebC/PmpR family has product MGRAFEFRKARKMKRWSSMAKTFTRIGKDIVMAVKEGGPDPAANSRLRAIIQNAKAANMPKTNVESAIKRASSKDQEDYKEVILEGYGQHGVAVLVECTTDNNNRTVANVRSYFSKTDGSLGTNGMLDFIFDRKCVFKVINKEGLDLEELELELIDFGVDDIFVDEETSHINIYGEFASYGDIQKYLEENNFEIDSSGFERIPTDTKTLTEEQAADVDKLLEKLDEDDDVQNVYHNMVLA; this is encoded by the coding sequence ATGGGAAGAGCATTTGAATTTAGGAAAGCACGAAAAATGAAGCGTTGGAGCTCAATGGCAAAAACCTTCACGAGAATAGGCAAGGACATCGTTATGGCAGTGAAGGAAGGTGGGCCAGACCCGGCAGCTAACTCACGATTGCGTGCGATTATTCAAAACGCAAAGGCGGCGAATATGCCGAAGACGAACGTAGAAAGTGCAATTAAAAGAGCATCTTCAAAAGATCAGGAAGACTACAAAGAGGTAATTCTTGAAGGTTACGGCCAACATGGTGTTGCCGTGCTCGTGGAGTGCACGACAGATAATAACAATCGTACGGTTGCCAATGTGCGTAGCTATTTTTCCAAAACGGATGGTAGCTTGGGAACAAATGGCATGCTGGACTTTATTTTTGATAGAAAGTGTGTTTTCAAGGTTATAAACAAAGAAGGACTAGATCTTGAGGAACTCGAGCTAGAGTTGATTGACTTTGGAGTGGATGATATATTTGTGGACGAGGAAACGAGTCATATCAATATCTACGGTGAGTTTGCGTCTTACGGAGATATTCAAAAGTACTTAGAGGAAAACAATTTTGAGATTGACAGTTCTGGGTTTGAGAGAATTCCAACTGATACCAAAACGTTAACAGAAGAGCAAGCCGCTGACGTGGACAAATTGCTTGAAAAGCTTGACGAAGACGATGATGTACAGAATGTATATCATAATATGGTGTTGGCGTAA
- a CDS encoding cAMP-binding domain of CRP or a regulatory subunit of cAMP-dependent protein kinases, which produces MSAPFLHSIFKPESFTKDEHELILSQFKSINIAKDEYLIKEGAIANYYYFLESGYARSYAVDVEGNDVTTNFYTSGDIVIDWQSYFIKSPAKENIQALSACVVHKIYFENFMKLFSIEAFREVGRTRLVKNYFELKDHTLSLITTQAKDRYLQLLKTKPEIVQNVALKQIASYLGITDTSFSRIRKELAENHD; this is translated from the coding sequence ATGTCAGCACCCTTCCTTCACTCTATTTTCAAACCCGAAAGCTTCACAAAAGATGAGCACGAACTCATTCTCTCACAATTCAAAAGCATTAACATAGCCAAGGACGAGTACTTGATAAAGGAAGGAGCTATTGCCAACTATTATTATTTTTTGGAATCTGGTTATGCAAGATCATACGCCGTGGATGTGGAAGGAAACGACGTCACTACCAATTTCTACACCTCAGGAGATATCGTTATTGATTGGCAATCTTATTTTATAAAGTCGCCTGCCAAAGAAAACATTCAAGCATTGTCAGCATGTGTGGTTCATAAAATCTATTTCGAAAACTTCATGAAGCTTTTTAGCATAGAGGCTTTCCGCGAAGTAGGTCGTACCAGATTGGTTAAAAACTATTTTGAGCTGAAAGATCATACGCTTTCTCTCATTACGACTCAGGCCAAAGATCGCTATTTGCAATTGCTCAAAACCAAACCTGAGATTGTACAAAACGTGGCCCTGAAACAAATCGCAAGCTATCTTGGCATTACAGACACATCCTTTAGTAGAATAAGAAAAGAACTCGCCGAAAATCATGATTGA
- a CDS encoding Uncharacterized conserved protein, which translates to MKQYMMIFRMKPDFNYQPTVADLAAQQQAWGKFIGNIAIQEKLVSTHQLGFEGTLIDNQKSTTTGIHLANEETLGGNMIVTASSLEEATEMAKECPILAIGGNVEVRSITPMNS; encoded by the coding sequence ATGAAACAGTACATGATGATTTTCAGAATGAAACCCGATTTCAATTATCAACCTACAGTAGCAGACCTTGCTGCTCAACAGCAAGCATGGGGCAAGTTTATTGGCAATATTGCAATTCAAGAGAAACTAGTGAGTACTCATCAGCTTGGTTTTGAAGGAACGCTCATTGACAATCAAAAGTCCACAACTACTGGTATTCACCTTGCCAATGAAGAAACACTGGGAGGCAATATGATTGTAACCGCTAGCTCGCTGGAAGAAGCAACCGAAATGGCAAAAGAGTGCCCTATCCTAGCTATTGGAGGCAATGTGGAGGTGCGTAGTATTACTCCAATGAACAGTTAA
- a CDS encoding Polyketide cyclase / dehydrase and lipid transport, giving the protein MKMIIIYIAVALLAFLAYGFYQASKLTSIQIMKEVTINADKQEVFDMVKYLMNFPKWSPFLAQDPSQKYEIKGTDGEVGVQYHWDGNGGKDLGYQEIITIEEGKYIGMSCVIQKPFVAKPTFDYTFSETGSGIKVTQDFQLKSGMVDAFFMWLFGARKAMEATNEQGMQLLKESLEQ; this is encoded by the coding sequence ATGAAAATGATAATCATATATATTGCTGTAGCTCTCCTTGCGTTTTTAGCCTATGGTTTTTACCAAGCAAGTAAACTTACCTCTATCCAAATCATGAAAGAAGTGACTATAAATGCCGATAAACAGGAGGTCTTTGACATGGTAAAATACTTAATGAACTTTCCAAAATGGTCTCCATTTTTGGCTCAAGACCCTTCTCAAAAATACGAGATTAAAGGAACTGATGGTGAAGTGGGTGTCCAATACCATTGGGACGGAAATGGAGGCAAAGATTTAGGTTATCAAGAAATTATTACGATTGAAGAGGGTAAGTACATTGGAATGAGCTGTGTTATTCAAAAACCTTTTGTAGCAAAGCCCACTTTTGATTATACTTTTAGCGAAACGGGTAGTGGTATAAAAGTGACACAAGACTTTCAACTAAAATCGGGAATGGTAGATGCATTTTTCATGTGGCTTTTTGGTGCTCGAAAGGCAATGGAAGCTACAAATGAGCAAGGAATGCAGCTTTTGAAAGAGTCACTGGAGCAATAG
- a CDS encoding aspartate aminotransferase, whose translation MSAEAQVADRILALEESSTLAMAQKSRELAALGHKVINLSIGEPDFKTPKHICEAAKDAIDAGFHSYTPVPGIPELRQAISDKFKRDNNINWEPKNVIVSTGAKHSLANALAAVVNPGDEVIIFAPYWVSYSEMVKLAEGTSVVLDGSFDNNFKVTADQLEAAITDKTRVVMFSSPANPTGSVFSRAELEAIAKVIEKHPRVLVLADEIYEYINFMEEGHFSIGSIEAIKDQVITVNGMAKGFAMTGWRIGYIGAAEWIVQGINKLQGQVTSGTNHIAQRASVVAWDDMTAAETMKRAYLVRRELVVEGLKSIPGFKVNVPDGAFYAFPNISAYFGKSDGTTTINNSDDFSLYLLAKAFVATVAGSGFGAPDCIRISTAASDEALEEAIERIRKACAGLK comes from the coding sequence ATGTCTGCAGAAGCACAAGTTGCCGACCGCATTTTGGCCTTAGAAGAGTCTTCGACGCTTGCTATGGCTCAAAAATCAAGAGAATTAGCTGCTCTTGGCCACAAAGTAATCAACCTCTCCATTGGTGAGCCTGATTTTAAAACGCCTAAACACATTTGTGAGGCTGCTAAAGATGCTATTGATGCTGGTTTTCACTCTTACACGCCAGTTCCTGGTATTCCAGAGTTACGTCAAGCAATTTCAGACAAGTTTAAACGTGATAATAATATCAATTGGGAACCCAAAAACGTAATCGTAAGTACAGGTGCGAAACACTCCCTAGCTAATGCTCTTGCAGCAGTAGTAAATCCGGGTGACGAAGTAATCATATTTGCTCCTTACTGGGTTAGCTATAGCGAAATGGTAAAACTAGCCGAAGGTACCTCAGTAGTACTTGATGGTAGTTTCGACAATAATTTCAAAGTAACTGCTGATCAATTGGAAGCCGCAATTACTGACAAAACTAGAGTTGTTATGTTCAGCTCTCCTGCAAACCCAACTGGTTCGGTATTTAGCAGAGCAGAACTAGAAGCAATAGCCAAAGTAATAGAGAAGCATCCAAGAGTGTTGGTACTTGCCGATGAAATCTATGAGTACATCAACTTCATGGAAGAAGGTCACTTTAGTATTGGTTCAATTGAGGCGATCAAAGACCAAGTAATCACTGTGAACGGAATGGCGAAAGGCTTTGCTATGACAGGTTGGAGAATTGGATACATTGGTGCAGCTGAATGGATTGTACAAGGCATAAACAAACTGCAAGGTCAAGTAACTTCAGGAACCAATCACATTGCACAGCGTGCATCTGTAGTTGCTTGGGATGACATGACAGCCGCAGAAACAATGAAAAGAGCTTACTTGGTAAGAAGAGAATTGGTTGTAGAGGGTCTAAAATCTATTCCTGGTTTCAAGGTAAATGTACCTGATGGTGCGTTTTATGCTTTCCCAAATATCAGTGCCTATTTTGGCAAGTCAGACGGAACTACGACAATCAATAATTCTGATGATTTCAGTTTATATTTATTGGCAAAAGCATTCGTAGCTACTGTTGCAGGTTCAGGTTTTGGAGCTCCAGATTGTATCCGTATCAGTACGGCGGCATCTGACGAAGCACTTGAAGAAGCTATCGAAAGAATCAGAAAGGCTTGTGCTGGGTTGAAGTAA
- a CDS encoding DNA replication and repair protein RecF yields the protein MKLPSERRLMHLKTLQLHFFRNYESASFEFSEQVNCVLGDNGSGKTNLLDAVYYLALTKSATQSKDELNIKHEERLMALHGSFSKKEKEELISLSMIRGQAKALLHDKKPYTKKSEHIGKYPVVLIAPDDTDMIRDASDTRRKLFDGIIAQADSSYLDDFQKYNRLVDQRNKLLKQFAEQNYFDQSMLDTYDEQLVPLAISLAEKRRSFIKDFSPLVQKHYEEISSGKEAITLDYQTVVEADFGKKLKQNQWKDRQANRTTIGIHKDDYAFDFDGVSFKKYASQGQKKSLVMAVKMAQFDLLHEIKEVKPILLLDDIFDKLDDHRIAMLVQKIGNGDFGQVFISDARPERTRGFIEGLNLDVRYFFTS from the coding sequence ATGAAATTGCCGTCCGAAAGGCGACTTATGCACCTAAAAACCCTTCAATTACACTTTTTTAGAAATTACGAATCGGCCTCATTTGAGTTTTCGGAGCAGGTGAATTGTGTACTTGGCGACAATGGTAGTGGCAAAACCAACCTTTTGGATGCAGTGTATTACTTGGCACTAACCAAAAGTGCGACTCAGTCGAAGGATGAATTGAACATCAAACATGAAGAGCGATTGATGGCTTTACATGGGTCTTTTTCGAAGAAAGAAAAAGAAGAACTAATAAGCTTATCCATGATTAGGGGGCAGGCAAAAGCACTTTTGCATGACAAAAAACCTTATACTAAGAAAAGTGAGCATATAGGTAAATATCCAGTTGTATTAATTGCTCCTGATGATACCGACATGATCCGTGATGCGAGTGATACTCGACGAAAGCTTTTCGATGGAATAATAGCTCAAGCTGATTCATCCTACTTAGACGATTTTCAGAAATATAATCGTTTGGTGGATCAGAGAAATAAGCTTTTGAAGCAATTTGCTGAGCAGAACTATTTTGACCAGTCTATGCTGGATACCTATGACGAGCAGTTGGTACCTCTGGCCATTTCGTTAGCAGAAAAGCGAAGAAGCTTTATTAAAGACTTTTCTCCACTGGTTCAAAAGCACTATGAAGAAATAAGTAGTGGCAAAGAAGCCATAACCTTGGATTATCAAACTGTAGTGGAGGCTGATTTTGGCAAAAAACTAAAGCAAAATCAGTGGAAGGATAGACAAGCCAACAGAACAACTATTGGAATTCATAAAGATGATTATGCATTTGACTTTGATGGGGTCTCTTTCAAAAAGTATGCTTCTCAGGGACAAAAAAAATCTTTGGTGATGGCCGTAAAAATGGCTCAGTTTGACCTTCTACACGAAATTAAAGAAGTAAAACCGATTCTACTGCTTGATGATATTTTTGATAAACTAGACGATCATAGAATCGCAATGTTGGTTCAAAAAATAGGTAATGGAGATTTTGGACAAGTTTTCATCTCTGATGCCCGACCAGAAAGAACCCGTGGGTTTATAGAAGGTTTAAACTTGGATGTGAGGTATTTCTTTACTTCTTGA